A stretch of the Azorhizobium caulinodans ORS 571 genome encodes the following:
- a CDS encoding ABC transporter ATP-binding protein — protein MGERYLSIEGIARRFPSAKGETTVFEDLWFSMNKGEFACIIGHSGCGKTTVLNILSGLEAPDDGAVIVDGRAIEGPSLDRAVIFQSHALLPWKSVLGNVAYAVASRHRDWPRDRVRAHAERFVELVGLKGSEHKKPAELSGGMKQRVGIARALSIEPKMLLMDEPFSALDALTRGTLQDEVRRICLESGQTVFMITHDVDEAIYLADRIVLMTNGPQACIAEIVENPLPRERRRLDLHKQTDFYAVRNHLIDFLVERSRTFKNSLPAGYDRRRPSVVRPSLAGEPVLSATRRSVV, from the coding sequence ATGGGCGAGCGTTATCTCTCCATCGAGGGCATTGCCCGTCGCTTTCCCTCGGCAAAGGGCGAGACCACCGTGTTCGAGGACCTTTGGTTCTCCATGAACAAGGGCGAGTTCGCCTGCATCATTGGCCATTCCGGCTGCGGCAAGACCACGGTCCTCAACATCCTGTCCGGGCTCGAGGCGCCTGACGACGGCGCGGTCATCGTGGATGGCCGGGCCATCGAGGGGCCCTCTCTCGACCGGGCGGTGATCTTCCAGAGTCATGCGCTGCTGCCCTGGAAAAGCGTCCTCGGCAATGTCGCCTATGCGGTGGCCTCGCGCCATCGCGACTGGCCGCGCGACAGGGTGCGCGCCCATGCAGAACGCTTCGTGGAACTCGTGGGCCTCAAGGGCTCGGAGCACAAGAAGCCGGCGGAACTCTCCGGCGGCATGAAGCAGCGTGTGGGCATCGCCCGAGCCCTCTCCATCGAGCCGAAGATGCTGCTCATGGACGAGCCCTTCTCCGCCCTCGATGCCCTGACGCGCGGTACGCTGCAGGACGAGGTGCGGCGCATCTGCCTCGAGAGCGGGCAGACGGTCTTCATGATCACCCATGATGTGGACGAGGCCATCTACCTTGCCGACCGCATCGTGCTGATGACCAACGGGCCGCAGGCCTGCATTGCCGAGATCGTGGAGAACCCGCTGCCGCGCGAGCGCCGGCGGCTGGATCTGCACAAGCAGACGGACTTCTACGCCGTGCGCAACCACCTCATCGACTTTCTGGTGGAGCGCTCGCGCACCTTCAAGAATAGCCTGCCAGCGGGCTACGACCGCCGCCGCCCGTCCGTGGTGCGGCCGTCGCTGGCGGGTGAGCCCGTCCTTTCGGCCACCCGGAGATCCGTCGTCTAG
- the ntrB gene encoding nitrate ABC transporter permease: MGLPLRLRAGLLSVLILAVFLLAWQAATAGFGGGSASLPAGMDPEYAKLMGLTATAGKSAMPSPLEVGRQLWTLLSNPFYDKGPNDKGLGIQLAFSLARVLGGYGLAVAVAIPLGFVIGMSPLMSRALDPFIQVLKPISPLAWMPLALYTIKDSSISAVFVIFICSVWPMLINTAFGVASVRKEWLNVARTLEVGPLKRAFTVILPAAAPTILTGMRISIGIAWLVIVAAEMLVGGTGIGYFVWNEWNNLSITNVIIAILVIGVVGMVLDQILAAVARLVTFPE, encoded by the coding sequence ATGGGGTTGCCGCTGCGTCTCAGGGCCGGGTTGCTGTCGGTCCTGATCCTCGCCGTTTTCCTGCTCGCCTGGCAGGCGGCCACCGCCGGCTTCGGCGGGGGCTCCGCCAGCCTGCCGGCGGGGATGGATCCGGAATATGCCAAGCTGATGGGGCTGACCGCCACCGCCGGCAAATCGGCCATGCCCAGCCCGCTCGAAGTGGGGCGGCAGCTCTGGACGCTGCTCTCCAACCCCTTCTATGACAAGGGGCCGAACGACAAGGGCCTCGGCATCCAGCTCGCCTTCTCGCTGGCCCGGGTGCTCGGCGGCTACGGTCTTGCGGTGGCAGTGGCCATCCCGCTCGGCTTTGTCATTGGCATGTCGCCGCTCATGAGCCGTGCGCTCGATCCCTTCATCCAGGTTCTGAAACCCATCTCGCCCCTCGCCTGGATGCCGCTCGCCCTCTACACGATCAAGGATTCCAGTATTTCGGCGGTGTTCGTCATCTTCATCTGCTCGGTGTGGCCGATGCTGATCAACACCGCCTTCGGCGTCGCCAGCGTGCGCAAGGAGTGGCTGAATGTCGCCCGCACGCTGGAGGTGGGGCCGCTGAAGCGCGCCTTCACCGTCATCCTGCCCGCCGCGGCTCCCACCATCCTCACCGGCATGCGGATCTCCATCGGCATCGCCTGGCTGGTGATCGTGGCGGCCGAGATGCTCGTGGGCGGCACCGGCATCGGCTATTTCGTCTGGAACGAGTGGAATAACCTCTCGATCACCAATGTCATCATTGCGATCCTGGTGATCGGTGTCGTCGGCATGGTCCTCGATCAGATCCTCGCCGCCGTCGCGCGGCTCGTGACCTTCCCGGAGTAG
- a CDS encoding IclR family transcriptional regulator: MATDGLTSPTDSVPALRRAVRILDHVGSANAPLTAAEITRALALPKSSAHGLISALLDLGLLDRASEGTYRLGPHIMRWASGFLGQSDLVGEFRRVFADVPALENYTITLTRLEGPDVVYLACRNSAAPLGFTFRIGMRLPAPFTATGKAMLSTFSPEKVRALLAGPWPERLTSNSTPSLPALLEEMEATRARGYSIDDGQIREGMVCIGIPVRDYTGGTVAGIAISLLEAEASRERMDELGAGLQRIASALSTRLGADRGA, translated from the coding sequence ATGGCAACTGACGGTTTGACTTCTCCCACGGACAGCGTGCCGGCGCTGCGGCGGGCCGTGCGCATCCTCGACCATGTGGGCAGCGCGAATGCGCCCCTGACGGCAGCGGAAATCACCCGCGCGCTTGCACTGCCCAAAAGCAGTGCGCACGGGCTCATTTCGGCACTGCTGGACCTCGGGCTTCTCGACCGGGCAAGCGAGGGTACCTACCGCCTCGGACCGCATATCATGCGCTGGGCAAGCGGCTTCCTCGGCCAATCGGATCTGGTGGGAGAGTTCAGACGTGTCTTCGCCGACGTGCCGGCGCTGGAGAACTACACCATCACCCTGACGCGGCTCGAAGGGCCGGACGTGGTCTATCTGGCGTGCCGCAACAGCGCCGCACCGCTCGGCTTCACCTTCCGCATCGGGATGCGCCTGCCGGCGCCATTCACCGCCACGGGAAAGGCCATGCTGAGCACTTTCTCACCGGAAAAGGTGCGCGCCCTGCTCGCCGGACCATGGCCCGAGCGCCTCACCTCCAACAGCACGCCCTCGCTGCCGGCCCTGCTCGAAGAGATGGAGGCGACCCGCGCCCGCGGCTATTCCATCGACGACGGCCAGATCCGGGAAGGCATGGTGTGCATCGGCATCCCGGTGCGCGATTACACGGGCGGCACCGTGGCGGGCATCGCCATCAGCCTGCTGGAAGCCGAGGCCTCGCGGGAGCGGATGGACGAATTGGGGGCCGGCCTGCAGCGGATCGCCTCGGCCCTGTCCACACGGCTCGGTGCCGACCGGGGCGCCTGA
- the cynS gene encoding cyanase, whose protein sequence is MKREQLTEKILDIKREKGWTWKYITDEIGGMSPVLVVGALLGQMKLVKPLARAAAELFGLSEVEERMLNEVPYRGMPMPPTDPLIYRFYEMVMVNGPAWKALIEEEFGDGIMSAIDFDIDIGRLENPKGDRVKITMSGKFLPYKYYGAEQGTPEYGFKEA, encoded by the coding sequence ATGAAGCGTGAACAACTCACCGAGAAGATCCTCGACATCAAGCGCGAGAAGGGCTGGACCTGGAAATACATCACCGATGAGATCGGCGGCATGTCGCCGGTGCTCGTGGTGGGCGCGCTGCTCGGCCAGATGAAACTGGTGAAGCCGCTCGCCCGGGCTGCGGCCGAGCTGTTCGGCCTCTCCGAGGTGGAGGAGCGCATGCTCAACGAGGTTCCCTATCGCGGCATGCCCATGCCCCCTACCGATCCGCTGATCTATCGCTTCTACGAGATGGTGATGGTGAATGGCCCGGCGTGGAAGGCGCTGATCGAGGAGGAGTTTGGCGACGGCATCATGTCGGCCATCGACTTCGACATCGATATCGGCCGTCTCGAAAATCCCAAGGGCGACCGGGTGAAGATCACCATGTCCGGCAAGTTCCTGCCCTACAAATACTATGGCGCGGAGCAGGGCACGCCGGAATACGGCTTCAAGGAAGCCTGA
- a CDS encoding NAD-dependent succinate-semialdehyde dehydrogenase, with translation MLHLKNPSLHQDACLINGAWRKAASNAHIVVHNPANGALVGHVPDLSASEVREAVDAAQAAFGPWSRKAAKERSALLRRWFDLIIANADDLAALMTAEQGKPLAEAKGEVVYAASFIEWFAEEGKRVYGDVIPAPTTDKRLIVLKQPVGVTAAITPWNFPAAMITRKAAPALAAGCVMIIKPAEQTPLTALALGVLAQEAGIPAGVIQVVTGDAREVGGVLTGSDVVRKLSFTGSTEVGRILMSQCAPTIKRLSLELGGNAPFIVFDDADLEAAVEGAIASKYRNAGQTCVCANRFYVQSSIYDAFAARLAERVKQLPVGVGTEPGVLIGPLIDEDAIAKVKAHVADAVEKGATIALGGKMHALGGTFYEPTVLTGVTSDMRVAREETFGPVAPLFRFETEEEAIFLANNTEFGLAAYFFTENARRAWRVAEGLEYGMVGHNTGLISNEVAPFGGVKQSGIGREGSKYGIEEYLEIKYLCSAVG, from the coding sequence GTGCTGCATCTCAAAAATCCGTCGCTGCATCAGGACGCCTGTCTCATCAACGGTGCGTGGCGCAAGGCGGCGAGCAACGCGCATATTGTCGTTCATAATCCGGCAAACGGGGCGTTGGTCGGTCATGTGCCGGACCTCTCTGCCTCCGAGGTGCGCGAGGCGGTCGATGCCGCGCAGGCGGCGTTCGGTCCGTGGTCGCGCAAGGCTGCGAAGGAGCGCTCCGCGCTGCTGCGCCGCTGGTTCGACCTCATCATCGCCAATGCGGATGACCTTGCGGCCCTCATGACCGCCGAGCAGGGCAAGCCGCTGGCCGAGGCGAAGGGGGAGGTGGTGTATGCCGCCTCCTTCATCGAATGGTTCGCGGAAGAAGGTAAGCGCGTCTATGGCGACGTGATCCCCGCGCCGACCACCGACAAGCGGCTCATCGTGCTGAAGCAACCGGTGGGTGTCACCGCCGCCATCACCCCCTGGAATTTTCCCGCCGCCATGATCACCCGCAAGGCCGCGCCGGCGCTTGCGGCGGGTTGCGTCATGATCATCAAGCCGGCGGAACAGACCCCGCTCACCGCGCTGGCGCTGGGCGTTCTGGCGCAGGAGGCCGGCATTCCGGCCGGCGTCATCCAGGTGGTGACGGGCGATGCGCGGGAGGTGGGCGGGGTGCTCACCGGCAGCGATGTCGTGCGCAAGCTCTCCTTCACCGGCTCCACGGAAGTGGGGCGCATCTTGATGAGCCAGTGCGCCCCCACCATCAAGCGCCTGTCGCTGGAGCTCGGCGGCAACGCGCCCTTCATCGTGTTCGATGATGCGGACCTTGAGGCGGCCGTGGAAGGCGCCATCGCCTCGAAATATCGCAACGCCGGCCAGACCTGCGTCTGCGCCAACCGCTTCTATGTGCAGTCCAGCATCTATGATGCCTTCGCCGCCCGCCTCGCGGAGCGCGTGAAGCAGTTGCCCGTGGGCGTGGGCACCGAGCCCGGCGTCCTCATCGGCCCGCTCATCGACGAGGACGCCATCGCCAAGGTGAAGGCGCATGTGGCGGATGCGGTGGAGAAGGGCGCCACCATTGCGCTGGGCGGAAAGATGCACGCCCTCGGCGGCACCTTCTATGAGCCGACCGTGCTCACCGGCGTCACTTCCGACATGCGGGTCGCCCGCGAGGAAACCTTCGGCCCCGTCGCGCCGCTGTTCCGCTTCGAGACGGAGGAGGAGGCGATCTTCCTCGCCAATAACACCGAGTTCGGCCTCGCCGCCTATTTCTTCACCGAGAACGCCCGCCGGGCCTGGCGGGTGGCGGAAGGGCTGGAATACGGCATGGTGGGGCACAACACCGGCCTCATCTCCAACGAGGTCGCCCCCTTTGGCGGCGTGAAGCAGTCCGGCATCGGTCGCGAGGGCTCGAAATACGGCATCGAGGAATATCTCGAGATCAAATATCTCTGCTCGGCGGTGGGCTGA
- a CDS encoding CmpA/NrtA family ABC transporter substrate-binding protein: MARFDPVRRFSRLLSGCSCGRHRSAAEHDGAAAARDAEARYAGAVEKTVLQALFPQAVQRRAFLKAIGGSSVAAALAPFLNLGAVTDAFAQGAGAIEKKDLKIGFIPITCATPIIMAHPLGFYTKQGLNVDVVKTAGWAVVRDKTINKEYDAAHMLSPMPIAISMGLGSNPIPFSVPAIENVNGQAITLAMKHKDKRNPKDWKGMKLAVPFDYSMHNYLLRYYLAENGIDPDTDVQIRSVPPPEMVANLRADNIDGFLAPDNVAQRAVYDGVGFIHILSKEIWDGHPCCSFTASQEFVTANPNTYAALLRAIIDASAYAQKPENRKEIAEAIAPANYLNAPPIVLEQVLTGTYADGLGNIKKDPDRITFDPFPYESFAVWILTQMKRWGQVKGEVDYQGIAKKVFLATEASKVMKEMGLTPPASATKTFSVMGKPFDPAKPEDYVASFAIKRA; the protein is encoded by the coding sequence ATGGCGCGCTTTGATCCTGTGCGGCGGTTTTCACGCTTGTTATCCGGCTGCTCCTGCGGCCGGCATCGCTCCGCGGCCGAACATGACGGCGCGGCCGCCGCGCGTGACGCGGAAGCGCGTTATGCGGGTGCCGTCGAGAAGACCGTGCTTCAGGCCCTCTTTCCGCAGGCCGTGCAGCGCCGCGCCTTCCTCAAGGCCATTGGCGGCTCGTCGGTGGCGGCTGCGCTCGCCCCCTTCCTCAATCTCGGGGCGGTGACGGACGCATTCGCGCAGGGCGCCGGAGCCATTGAGAAAAAGGATCTCAAGATCGGCTTCATCCCGATCACCTGCGCCACGCCCATCATCATGGCCCACCCGCTCGGCTTCTATACCAAGCAGGGGCTCAATGTGGACGTGGTGAAGACCGCCGGCTGGGCGGTGGTGCGCGACAAGACCATCAACAAGGAATATGACGCGGCGCACATGCTCTCGCCCATGCCCATCGCCATCTCGATGGGTCTTGGCTCCAATCCCATTCCCTTCTCCGTCCCGGCCATCGAAAATGTGAACGGGCAGGCGATCACGCTCGCCATGAAGCACAAGGACAAGCGCAATCCGAAGGACTGGAAGGGCATGAAACTCGCCGTGCCCTTCGATTATTCCATGCACAATTACCTGCTGCGCTATTATCTGGCGGAAAACGGCATCGATCCCGACACGGATGTGCAGATCCGCTCCGTGCCGCCGCCGGAGATGGTCGCCAACCTGCGCGCGGACAATATCGACGGCTTCCTGGCGCCCGATAATGTGGCCCAGAGGGCGGTCTATGACGGTGTGGGCTTCATCCACATCCTCTCCAAGGAGATCTGGGACGGGCACCCCTGCTGCTCCTTCACCGCCAGCCAGGAATTCGTGACCGCCAATCCGAACACCTATGCGGCGCTGCTGCGCGCCATCATCGACGCCAGCGCCTATGCGCAGAAGCCGGAGAACCGCAAGGAGATCGCCGAGGCCATCGCCCCGGCCAATTATCTCAACGCGCCGCCCATCGTTCTGGAGCAGGTGCTCACCGGCACCTATGCGGATGGCCTCGGCAACATCAAGAAGGATCCGGACCGCATCACCTTCGATCCCTTCCCCTATGAGAGCTTCGCGGTGTGGATCCTCACCCAGATGAAGCGCTGGGGGCAGGTGAAGGGCGAGGTGGATTATCAGGGCATCGCGAAGAAGGTCTTCCTCGCCACCGAAGCCTCCAAGGTGATGAAAGAAATGGGCCTGACGCCACCGGCTTCCGCGACCAAGACCTTCTCGGTGATGGGCAAGCCCTTCGATCCGGCGAAGCCCGAAGACTATGTGGCGAGCTTCGCCATCAAGCGGGCCTGA